One part of the Brevundimonas subvibrioides ATCC 15264 genome encodes these proteins:
- a CDS encoding M61 family metallopeptidase produces MKRLALSACLATLLLASTSALAQVDGYAGHPQTPQPIPAVVDQAWSGVVRLEVDATDLNRRIYQVRETIPVERAGPMTLFFPQWLPGNHGPVGPIVQLGGLIITANGQRVEWIRDTLSPWAYHIEVPAGATEIVATFQHLSPTTGSQGRITMTAEMLNVQWEKMLLYPAGRFHRNITTQASITLPTGWQFGTALEPETTAGNTTTFKPVTLDVLVDSPMFAGEHYRQIDLDPGGRSPVRLNIVADEASNIAPTDEQIGILRNLVDQADYLFGARHYDHYDFLMAMTDRLGGIGLEHHRSSENSVDPEFFTSWESKLGDRDLLAHEYTHSWDGKYRRPAGQDVANFNIPMQNTLLWVYEGQTQFWGKVLAARSGLHNRQQALDALAMDAATYDNTVGREWRAMQDTVNDPIIQQRAPIGWRAWQRSEDYYVEGQLIWLDADTLIREKTNGRRSLDDFAKAFFGMNDGDYSANPYTFEEVVATLNGVVEHDWATFLRTRLDGHGPGAPLDGLTRGGYRLVYTDTPSDYQKTLYGEYGRNDFTYSLGFQTSATNQIGSVMWNGPAFQLGLAPGMQIIAVNGEEASASRLSNAVTAAKGTDEKIELIVKDGTRFRTVTFDYHDGLKYPHLERIEGTPDRLGDLFTARRR; encoded by the coding sequence ATGAAGCGTCTCGCCCTCTCCGCGTGCCTCGCGACCCTGCTGCTCGCTTCGACCTCGGCTCTGGCGCAGGTCGACGGCTATGCCGGTCACCCGCAGACGCCCCAGCCGATCCCCGCCGTAGTCGATCAGGCCTGGTCAGGCGTGGTGCGGCTGGAGGTCGACGCCACGGACCTGAACCGTCGCATCTATCAGGTGCGCGAGACGATTCCGGTCGAGCGTGCCGGGCCGATGACCCTGTTCTTCCCGCAATGGCTGCCCGGCAATCACGGACCGGTCGGGCCGATCGTCCAGCTGGGCGGCCTGATCATCACCGCCAATGGCCAGCGGGTAGAATGGATACGCGATACGCTGAGCCCCTGGGCCTATCACATCGAGGTTCCGGCGGGCGCGACCGAGATCGTCGCCACCTTCCAGCACCTGTCGCCGACGACGGGAAGCCAGGGTCGCATCACCATGACGGCCGAGATGCTGAACGTGCAGTGGGAGAAGATGCTGCTGTATCCGGCCGGGCGCTTCCACCGGAACATCACCACCCAGGCCAGCATCACCCTGCCCACCGGATGGCAGTTCGGCACGGCGCTGGAGCCCGAGACGACGGCCGGCAACACCACCACCTTCAAGCCGGTGACGCTGGACGTCCTGGTCGACAGCCCGATGTTCGCGGGTGAGCACTATCGCCAGATCGACCTGGATCCAGGCGGCCGCTCGCCCGTCCGCCTGAACATCGTCGCCGACGAGGCCTCGAACATCGCCCCCACCGATGAGCAGATCGGCATCCTGCGGAACCTGGTGGACCAGGCCGACTATCTGTTCGGAGCCCGGCACTACGACCACTACGATTTCCTGATGGCCATGACCGACCGCCTGGGCGGGATCGGGCTGGAGCATCACCGGTCGTCCGAGAACAGCGTCGACCCGGAGTTCTTCACCAGCTGGGAGTCGAAGCTGGGCGACCGCGACCTGCTGGCCCACGAATACACCCACTCCTGGGACGGCAAGTACCGGCGCCCGGCCGGTCAGGACGTCGCCAACTTCAACATCCCGATGCAGAACACCCTGCTGTGGGTCTATGAGGGCCAGACCCAGTTCTGGGGCAAGGTGCTGGCCGCACGGTCCGGCCTGCACAACCGCCAGCAGGCGCTGGACGCCTTGGCCATGGACGCCGCAACCTATGACAACACCGTCGGCCGCGAATGGCGGGCGATGCAGGACACCGTCAACGATCCGATCATCCAGCAGCGCGCGCCCATCGGCTGGCGCGCCTGGCAGCGCAGTGAGGACTACTATGTCGAGGGCCAGCTGATCTGGCTGGATGCCGATACCCTGATCCGCGAGAAGACCAACGGCCGCCGCTCGCTGGACGACTTCGCCAAGGCCTTCTTCGGCATGAACGACGGCGACTACAGCGCCAACCCCTATACGTTCGAAGAGGTGGTCGCGACGCTGAACGGGGTGGTCGAGCACGACTGGGCCACCTTCCTGCGCACCCGTCTGGACGGTCACGGCCCGGGCGCGCCGCTGGACGGCCTGACGCGCGGCGGCTACCGGCTGGTCTATACCGACACGCCCAGCGACTATCAGAAGACGCTGTACGGCGAATACGGCCGCAACGACTTCACCTATTCGCTCGGCTTCCAGACCAGCGCGACGAACCAGATCGGCAGCGTGATGTGGAACGGCCCGGCCTTCCAGCTGGGCCTGGCCCCCGGCATGCAGATCATCGCCGTCAACGGCGAGGAGGCCTCGGCCTCGCGTCTGTCGAACGCCGTGACCGCGGCCAAAGGCACGGACGAGAAGATCGAGCTGATCGTCAAGGACGGCACCCGTTTCCGTACCGTGACCTTCGACTATCACGACGGCCTGAAGTATCCGCATCTGGAGCGGATCGAGGGCACGCCGGATCGTCTGGGCGACCTGTTCACGGCCCGCCGGCGCTAG
- a CDS encoding aminotransferase class IV, with protein MSDILIDGLAPTEADLHYLALVNYGAYTSFRVEDGGVRGLALHLARLEASSVELFGAAVGQGHLRDLLRTALGDRREAWVRISLFSPDIWPRMPSGVGAPKVMTSVSPPPPPLADSLRLQVQTYGREEPHIKHTASMGLIRARRSARTEGFDDALFADPDGVISEGSSWNIGFVTGDTVVWPQAPMLAGVAQALIAQGLSAVGLDQRAAPVPVAELSAFDAAFICNSATPACPVIAIGKTALDPRPDLIARIRAAWAANPVEPI; from the coding sequence GTGAGCGATATCCTGATCGACGGGCTCGCGCCCACCGAGGCCGACCTCCACTACCTCGCCCTGGTCAACTACGGGGCCTACACCTCGTTTCGGGTGGAGGACGGCGGCGTGCGGGGGCTGGCCCTGCATCTGGCGCGGCTGGAGGCGTCTTCGGTCGAGCTGTTCGGCGCGGCGGTGGGGCAGGGGCACCTGCGTGACCTGCTGCGGACCGCGCTGGGCGACCGGCGCGAGGCCTGGGTCCGGATCAGCCTGTTCTCGCCGGACATCTGGCCCCGGATGCCGTCAGGGGTCGGTGCGCCGAAGGTCATGACGTCCGTGTCGCCGCCACCCCCTCCGCTGGCCGACAGTCTGCGCCTGCAGGTCCAGACCTATGGACGCGAAGAGCCGCACATCAAGCACACGGCCAGTATGGGCCTGATCCGGGCCCGTCGATCCGCCCGCACGGAAGGGTTCGACGACGCCCTGTTCGCGGACCCGGACGGCGTGATCTCCGAAGGCAGCAGCTGGAACATCGGCTTCGTCACGGGCGACACCGTCGTCTGGCCGCAGGCCCCGATGCTGGCGGGCGTGGCCCAGGCCCTGATCGCGCAAGGCCTGTCCGCGGTCGGTCTGGATCAGCGCGCCGCGCCCGTGCCCGTCGCGGAGCTTTCAGCCTTCGACGCCGCCTTCATCTGCAACAGCGCGACCCCGGCCTGTCCGGTGATAGCCATCGGCAAGACGGCCCTTGACCCGCGCCCGGACCTGATTGCGCGCATCCGGGCCGCCTGGGCGGCGAACCCGGTCGAGCCGATCTGA